Proteins encoded by one window of Marixanthomonas sp. SCSIO 43207:
- a CDS encoding universal stress protein → MKKILVPTDFSQYAEYALQAAASIAKKQDATLSVVHMLGLSEAVISRDESKKALEGLYYLKLAEKRFAEFLDKEYLEGITIETAVENYTVFSELGSIAEKRGADLIVMGSHGSSGWNEVFVGSNTEKVVRTSNIPVLVIKGPSVGFSMNKAVFVSDFKEANLHAYRQAMKVFKLFNTELKLLYVHLPGEDFKSTYEIEDRIVSFLSQSGLDDAHHIKNVAFINDYTVENGVFTYSKKIGAEVIAIPTHGRRGLSHFFSGSITEDIANHSKLPVITFKI, encoded by the coding sequence ATGAAAAAAATACTCGTTCCAACCGATTTTTCACAATATGCCGAATATGCTTTGCAAGCTGCTGCATCGATAGCAAAAAAACAAGATGCAACTCTTAGTGTGGTCCATATGTTGGGCCTTTCAGAAGCGGTTATTTCTAGAGATGAATCAAAAAAAGCACTAGAAGGTCTTTATTATTTGAAACTAGCTGAAAAGCGCTTTGCAGAATTTTTGGATAAAGAATACCTAGAAGGAATAACCATAGAAACTGCAGTTGAAAACTATACAGTTTTTAGTGAATTGGGTAGCATTGCCGAAAAGCGTGGAGCCGATCTCATCGTGATGGGCTCACACGGAAGCAGCGGGTGGAATGAAGTATTTGTAGGAAGTAACACCGAAAAAGTTGTACGCACCTCAAATATTCCGGTATTAGTTATTAAAGGTCCGTCTGTTGGGTTTTCAATGAATAAAGCAGTGTTTGTTTCAGATTTTAAAGAAGCCAACCTCCACGCATACCGACAAGCAATGAAGGTGTTTAAACTTTTTAATACCGAATTAAAACTATTATATGTCCATCTACCGGGTGAGGACTTTAAATCAACTTATGAAATTGAAGACCGAATTGTATCCTTTCTATCTCAATCTGGATTAGACGATGCGCACCATATTAAAAATGTTGCGTTTATAAATGATTACACGGTAGAAAATGGTGTATTTACATACAGCAAAAAAATTGGTGCTGAAGTTATTGCCATTCCAACGCACGGTCGAAGAGGCTTATCTCACTTTTTTTCAGGAAGTATCACTGAAGATATAGCTAACCATTCTAAATTGCCGGTTATTACCTTTAAAATTTAA
- a CDS encoding DUF2975 domain-containing protein, with translation MKAKVNNIVFKGLTIVSWLLFVGLCIEAGGLIVNFICSLFYPEIVQSLYQKLDLTEMYETSKLVFFGMYGFILTISILKAVLFYIVVVLVTKIKLSEPFNNFVAKQIYKISYYTLSIGLLSFIARQLAKKLQHNGFVIDNLGQFWMDSQAFILMSAVIYIIATIFSKGVEYQEELEETV, from the coding sequence ATGAAAGCAAAAGTTAACAACATTGTGTTTAAAGGATTGACGATTGTATCTTGGTTACTTTTTGTTGGTCTTTGTATTGAAGCAGGTGGTTTAATTGTAAATTTTATCTGCAGTTTATTCTATCCAGAAATAGTTCAAAGTCTATATCAAAAACTGGATTTAACCGAAATGTATGAAACTAGTAAATTAGTCTTTTTTGGGATGTACGGTTTTATCCTTACCATTTCAATTTTAAAGGCTGTACTTTTTTACATTGTAGTGGTATTAGTAACTAAAATTAAACTTTCAGAACCGTTTAATAATTTTGTCGCAAAACAAATTTATAAGATAAGTTATTACACACTTTCAATTGGTCTTTTAAGTTTTATTGCAAGACAATTAGCCAAAAAATTACAACACAACGGATTTGTGATCGACAATTTAGGTCAATTTTGGATGGACAGTCAAGCATTTATTCTCATGTCTGCTGTAATTTATATTATTGCCACTATTTTTTCAAAAGGAGTTGAATATCAAGAAGAACTTGAAGAAACCGTATAA
- a CDS encoding LytTR family DNA-binding domain-containing protein: MKAIIIDDEKRARHLLSNLLIEHCLAIKAISEASDLKTGVDLIKTEHPDIVFLDIEMPNQSGLEILEYFPNQIDFKIIFVTAYNQYAIEAFKLSAVDYLLKPVDITELKEAVAKAKEAIDANNLSGQLDKLRDSLKQLSMDKIAIEIPKGILFASHQDIVYFEADGMYTDVQLVEGNQKTICKPLKHFVEQLAENPMFFKCHRSYLINLKYVEELVKDDGDYLLMSNQKRIPISKSKRDQFLEVVKETFM; this comes from the coding sequence ATGAAGGCTATAATTATTGATGACGAAAAGCGCGCAAGACATTTATTATCTAATTTACTAATTGAACATTGTCTAGCTATAAAAGCTATTAGTGAAGCATCAGATTTAAAAACAGGTGTCGATTTAATCAAAACTGAGCATCCAGATATCGTATTTTTAGATATTGAAATGCCAAACCAGTCCGGTTTAGAAATTTTAGAATATTTCCCAAATCAAATTGATTTCAAAATTATATTTGTTACAGCATACAATCAATACGCAATAGAGGCTTTTAAACTTTCGGCAGTAGATTACTTACTCAAACCAGTTGATATTACAGAGCTTAAAGAGGCGGTTGCAAAAGCTAAAGAAGCTATAGATGCCAATAACTTAAGTGGCCAATTAGACAAACTACGTGATTCGTTAAAGCAATTGTCGATGGATAAAATTGCTATAGAAATTCCTAAAGGAATCCTTTTTGCTTCCCATCAAGACATCGTTTATTTTGAGGCAGATGGTATGTACACCGATGTACAATTGGTTGAAGGAAACCAAAAAACCATTTGTAAACCCTTAAAGCATTTTGTCGAGCAACTAGCTGAAAACCCCATGTTTTTTAAGTGTCATCGCTCATACTTGATCAACTTAAAGTATGTTGAAGAATTAGTAAAAGACGATGGTGATTATCTTTTAATGAGTAATCAAAAACGCATACCAATTTCTAAGTCAAAACGCGACCAGTTTTTAGAAGTTGTAAAAGAAACATTTATGTGA
- a CDS encoding O-acetylhomoserine aminocarboxypropyltransferase/cysteine synthase family protein → MSTQQAATQALHSGHDVTVHGNTRAVPIYQSTSYVFKNSDHAASLFNLTEPGFIYTRINNPTNDILEQRLAALEGGIAAVTTASGTAAITTALLSLLRAGDHIVASSSLYGGTYNLLNVTLPRLGIKTTFVDANQPQKVATEIQENTRAIFVESLGNPKLDVVDLEALSQVSKQANIPLIVDNTVATPALLNPIQYGANIVIHSLTKYINGNGTALGGVIIDAGTFDWTNGKFPEFTEPSPGYHGLVYSEALEEAAFIAKVRIEGLRDFGAALSPYNAFQILQGLETLELRIKKHSQNALQLATWLQQQPEVAWVQYPGLPESPYYELAQKYLPKGQSGVLTFGVHGGYEAAKKLTDATKLFSLLANIGDTKSLIIHPASTTHQQLSDAQQESAGVTKDLIRLSVGLEAFEDLTADLQQAFAAIDKPVLV, encoded by the coding sequence ATGAGTACACAGCAAGCAGCAACCCAAGCGTTGCACAGTGGGCACGACGTAACCGTTCATGGAAATACCCGTGCCGTGCCAATTTATCAATCTACTAGCTACGTGTTTAAAAACAGCGACCACGCAGCCAGTTTGTTTAACCTTACCGAACCCGGGTTCATCTATACCCGTATCAACAACCCAACCAATGATATCCTCGAGCAGCGGTTAGCAGCGTTAGAAGGCGGTATTGCAGCAGTGACAACCGCATCGGGAACCGCAGCAATTACTACCGCTTTGCTAAGCTTATTGCGAGCCGGTGATCACATAGTTGCCTCAAGTAGTTTGTATGGCGGTACGTACAACTTACTCAACGTAACGTTACCTCGATTGGGTATAAAAACAACTTTTGTAGATGCCAACCAACCCCAAAAGGTAGCAACTGAAATTCAAGAAAATACGCGTGCTATATTTGTAGAATCGTTAGGAAACCCTAAACTGGATGTTGTTGACCTGGAAGCTTTATCACAAGTTTCCAAACAGGCCAATATTCCACTTATTGTTGATAACACAGTGGCTACACCGGCTTTACTAAACCCAATACAATATGGTGCCAACATTGTAATTCATTCTTTAACTAAATACATCAACGGCAACGGAACAGCATTGGGGGGAGTTATCATAGACGCAGGTACTTTTGACTGGACCAATGGAAAATTTCCTGAATTTACAGAACCCTCACCGGGATATCACGGATTAGTTTATTCCGAAGCACTTGAAGAAGCTGCTTTTATTGCTAAAGTTAGAATTGAAGGTTTACGAGATTTTGGAGCTGCTTTGAGCCCATATAATGCATTTCAAATTTTACAAGGTCTGGAAACCTTAGAGCTTCGTATCAAAAAGCACAGTCAAAATGCGTTACAATTGGCAACATGGTTGCAACAACAACCCGAAGTGGCTTGGGTGCAATACCCGGGGTTGCCGGAAAGCCCATATTATGAACTAGCGCAAAAATACCTGCCAAAAGGACAAAGTGGAGTGCTCACTTTTGGTGTACACGGTGGGTATGAAGCTGCCAAAAAGCTAACCGATGCTACCAAGTTATTTTCTCTTTTGGCAAACATTGGAGATACCAAATCATTAATTATTCACCCGGCAAGTACAACTCATCAACAATTGAGTGATGCCCAACAAGAAAGTGCAGGAGTGACCAAAGACCTTATTCGCTTGTCGGTAGGACTGGAAGCTTTTGAAGACTTAACAGCCGATTTACAACAAGCTTTTGCAGCCATTGATAAACCGGTTTTAGTATAA
- a CDS encoding amino acid carrier protein — protein MKNIYVLPVLVFLFLAFGTAFSQSDTGTLDVQIEHTNPTKEINNGSASLQVTGGTPPYRYKWSNQATSLESTTSKGLIEGMEHSVTVTDANDNKVTKTFTIPTASITETFNSNVQPAVDFLGNILFWDPFAAVGLYDPVVYTNSKQIPIPNWEATTDRVYTLKEWLQPEGASVKEGDKIAILETDQNETTTVYASADGTLQYLVAEGNEVFNPNSTTDVIEQGAHMLALVEYDEPQPLQHPNGDIKTNTIPFIVIWLILGSIFFTFRLGFINIRGFKHSIDLAKGKYDDPDAPGTITHFQAMATAVSATVGLGNIAGVAVAISLGGAGATFWMFMAGFFAMSLKFAECTLGVKYRNIENGRIFGGPMNYLRYGLEKRNMKGLGKFLAALFALLGVIASFGGGNMLQSNQAFKIVSEQLPFLEGYGFWFGVGFAVLVGIVIIGGINSIARVTGRVVPFMAIVYILGCLIVIGTHIENIGGAFSAIVNGAFSADALKGGFIGVLIIGLQRAAFSSEAGVGSAAIAHSASKTNNPIADGFTSLVEPFIDTMVVCTMTALVLIFTGMHEVDGLGGVELTSDAFGSVISWFPAVLAFAVFLFAFSTMVSWSYYGMRSWTYLFGRSKQSEMIYKVMFLLFVVLGASASLGAVLSFSDMMILAMSFPNIIGLYIMSPEIRADMASYLQRLKAGKLYINEKFKKA, from the coding sequence ATGAAAAACATATATGTTTTACCTGTACTAGTATTTTTATTCTTAGCCTTTGGAACGGCGTTTAGTCAAAGCGATACCGGAACACTAGACGTACAGATAGAACATACAAATCCCACCAAAGAAATCAATAACGGGAGCGCCTCTCTACAAGTAACCGGAGGTACCCCGCCTTACCGATATAAATGGAGTAACCAGGCTACATCACTTGAATCTACAACCTCAAAGGGTCTTATTGAAGGGATGGAGCATAGCGTAACAGTAACTGATGCCAACGATAACAAGGTTACAAAAACCTTTACCATTCCTACAGCATCTATCACCGAAACGTTTAATAGCAACGTACAACCGGCTGTTGATTTTTTGGGAAATATCTTGTTTTGGGATCCTTTTGCTGCAGTAGGCTTATATGATCCGGTAGTTTATACCAACAGCAAACAAATTCCAATTCCAAATTGGGAAGCAACGACCGATAGAGTCTATACCTTAAAAGAATGGTTGCAACCAGAAGGTGCCTCGGTAAAAGAAGGTGATAAAATTGCTATCCTTGAGACCGATCAAAACGAAACCACTACAGTATATGCATCAGCTGATGGAACCCTTCAGTATTTGGTAGCCGAAGGGAACGAAGTATTCAACCCCAATAGCACCACCGATGTTATTGAACAAGGCGCTCATATGTTGGCATTGGTTGAGTATGATGAGCCGCAACCGCTACAACACCCTAACGGAGATATAAAAACCAATACCATTCCGTTTATTGTTATTTGGCTTATTCTGGGAAGTATCTTTTTTACCTTCCGTTTAGGATTTATCAATATCAGAGGGTTTAAACATTCTATAGATTTAGCAAAAGGAAAATATGACGACCCCGATGCACCGGGTACCATTACCCATTTTCAAGCTATGGCAACTGCAGTGTCAGCTACAGTGGGACTGGGGAATATTGCCGGGGTAGCAGTGGCTATTTCGCTGGGAGGAGCAGGAGCTACCTTCTGGATGTTTATGGCCGGCTTTTTTGCAATGTCATTAAAGTTTGCTGAATGTACCCTAGGAGTTAAATATCGTAACATCGAAAACGGTAGAATTTTTGGAGGACCTATGAATTACCTTCGCTACGGACTCGAAAAACGCAATATGAAAGGCTTGGGTAAGTTTTTAGCAGCACTTTTTGCATTACTGGGAGTGATTGCTTCGTTTGGCGGCGGAAATATGCTACAATCCAATCAAGCATTTAAAATTGTTTCTGAACAGCTTCCCTTTTTAGAAGGTTACGGCTTTTGGTTTGGTGTTGGTTTTGCCGTTTTAGTAGGTATTGTTATCATTGGCGGTATCAACAGCATTGCTCGAGTAACCGGGCGTGTAGTTCCTTTTATGGCCATTGTGTACATTTTAGGATGTCTTATTGTTATTGGTACACATATCGAAAACATAGGAGGAGCCTTTTCAGCTATTGTTAATGGAGCCTTTTCTGCAGATGCTTTAAAAGGTGGTTTTATAGGTGTTTTGATTATCGGTTTGCAACGAGCCGCTTTCTCTAGTGAAGCCGGAGTTGGATCGGCAGCGATAGCCCATAGTGCGTCCAAAACCAACAACCCCATAGCAGATGGATTTACATCTCTGGTTGAACCATTTATTGATACTATGGTGGTGTGTACTATGACAGCTTTGGTATTGATTTTTACCGGTATGCACGAAGTAGATGGTTTAGGTGGTGTAGAACTTACTTCTGATGCCTTCGGAAGTGTTATTTCTTGGTTTCCGGCTGTTTTAGCATTTGCTGTGTTTTTATTCGCCTTTTCAACCATGGTATCTTGGTCGTATTACGGAATGCGTTCGTGGACCTATTTGTTTGGTAGAAGTAAACAGTCTGAAATGATTTATAAAGTAATGTTCTTACTGTTTGTAGTATTAGGAGCATCGGCAAGTTTAGGTGCCGTGCTTAGCTTCTCAGATATGATGATCCTTGCCATGTCATTCCCAAATATCATTGGTCTCTACATAATGTCACCTGAAATCCGTGCCGATATGGCTTCCTATTTACAGCGATTAAAAGCCGGTAAACTGTATATAAATGAAAAATTTAAAAAGGCATAA
- the trxA gene encoding thioredoxin, producing the protein MKSNFKSIIDSETPVLVDFYADWCGPCKTLAPILKQVKDELQDAIKIVKIDVDKNQSLASQFQVRGVPTMLLFKNGTQVWRQSGVLQKQDIISIINQHT; encoded by the coding sequence ATGAAAAGTAATTTTAAAAGTATTATTGATTCTGAAACACCTGTTTTGGTAGACTTTTACGCAGATTGGTGTGGTCCTTGTAAAACGCTTGCTCCTATCTTAAAACAAGTAAAGGACGAGCTGCAAGATGCGATTAAAATTGTAAAAATTGATGTAGATAAAAATCAATCGCTGGCTTCACAGTTTCAGGTAAGAGGCGTCCCTACTATGCTCCTATTTAAAAATGGAACTCAAGTGTGGCGGCAAAGTGGTGTGTTACAAAAACAAGATATTATCTCAATTATTAATCAACATACATAA
- a CDS encoding helix-turn-helix transcriptional regulator, with translation MPIIVNLDVMMAKRKMSLNELSEAVEITLANLSKLKTGKVKAIRFSTLESVCEALDCQPGDILEYSKEEH, from the coding sequence ATGCCTATTATTGTAAACCTTGACGTTATGATGGCAAAACGAAAAATGTCTCTTAACGAATTATCAGAAGCTGTTGAAATTACATTGGCAAATCTATCTAAACTCAAAACGGGAAAAGTAAAAGCAATTAGATTTAGTACCCTTGAGTCAGTTTGTGAAGCACTAGACTGCCAACCAGGAGATATATTAGAATATTCAAAGGAAGAACATTAA
- a CDS encoding alpha/beta fold hydrolase, translating into MKLNTVHISYTTQNKLFSGTVPVSYQVFGQPIGAAPVVVVNHALTGNSTVSGSNGWWKDLIGNNKCIDTHHYTVIACNIPGNGYDTFLWENHQVCSVYDVAMLFLKTLQKLQIKKVFAMLGGSLGGAIAWQMTVLQPELCTHVIPIATDWKTTDWLLANCTIQDQILNHSNNPVYDARIHAMTLYRTPQSLQQKFNRSRDEVHQKYQVESWLHHHGLAIQNRFTRQAYKTMNHLLRTINITKDTGNFLASIRTIKSTLHLIGVDTDLLFPNREIKAAYDLGKTIKSNMYHHTIQSIHGHDAFLLELDQLKTILQPIFKIETPYEYVSTEDRTANSISVN; encoded by the coding sequence ATGAAATTAAATACAGTACACATATCCTACACCACACAAAATAAGTTGTTTTCAGGCACGGTTCCGGTTAGTTATCAAGTGTTTGGTCAACCAATAGGAGCAGCTCCTGTAGTAGTTGTCAATCATGCACTTACCGGAAATAGTACCGTTTCTGGTTCAAATGGCTGGTGGAAAGACTTAATAGGAAATAATAAATGTATTGATACGCACCACTATACAGTAATAGCTTGCAACATCCCGGGCAATGGGTATGATACCTTTTTGTGGGAAAACCATCAAGTTTGCTCAGTGTATGATGTGGCTATGCTTTTTTTGAAAACACTGCAAAAACTGCAAATAAAAAAAGTATTTGCAATGTTGGGTGGTTCATTGGGAGGTGCCATAGCTTGGCAAATGACTGTTTTGCAACCCGAGTTATGTACACACGTTATTCCTATAGCAACTGATTGGAAAACTACCGATTGGCTGTTGGCAAATTGCACCATTCAAGATCAAATTTTAAATCATTCCAATAATCCGGTTTACGATGCACGTATTCATGCCATGACACTCTATCGAACGCCTCAATCGCTTCAGCAAAAATTTAACAGAAGCAGAGATGAAGTTCATCAAAAGTATCAAGTGGAAAGTTGGTTGCACCATCACGGACTAGCTATTCAAAATCGATTTACAAGGCAAGCATATAAAACCATGAACCATTTATTGCGTACCATCAATATTACAAAAGATACCGGCAATTTTTTAGCTTCCATCAGAACTATAAAATCAACACTTCATCTTATAGGAGTAGACACCGATTTATTATTTCCGAATCGAGAAATTAAAGCTGCATATGATCTAGGAAAAACCATTAAAAGCAATATGTATCATCACACCATTCAATCGATTCATGGGCATGATGCTTTTTTACTAGAACTGGATCAATTAAAAACCATATTACAACCCATTTTTAAAATAGAAACACCTTATGAGTACGTTAGTACAGAAGACAGAACAGCAAACTCCATTTCAGTTAATTGA
- a CDS encoding histidine kinase, whose translation MQFLIRYILFVSLLGFGSSIKAQDPVVQRLSKISNLPDVEFYDILEDKDHYIWLAADKGLYRYNGKRYKKFTNSNQKVNSLFQLKLDDKGRVWSINLYGQIFYVENDTLTLFYDANKLVKGQLSPFEITDTSIRLFTIDGVYDIDFKSKKVIQLFQGMSVSESSYNGVSYVIKTDSDGTSLQENQKWYQIQNDSLKLLTELTSKYSIQSPRVYAFKHSAILTFKVQSKNQIYFYTTQTEEVLKFETPKSLEDLTIYNIKSINNDYWFLTTSGVFVFQLKAQQLHFKEQLFINESVTDVVVDFNKNYWFTTLDNGVFVSSNFNIIRYNLDSSKDKITAACALDNNQFLLGTNSSKLLFYNDNKVYKTIKLPGSKIIGNLFFDASQNHVIVSINASESYTLDLQTFTLKDQKNKYSVAKTFSKIDDQNIFYGSYKEAIIYNQPYTSDSIQIIRKSRVKTSKVLNDNLFVSFIDGLYQFDINTFTSKEIKLKDESILVNSIEKINDELWLATQHHGLLSFKDDQLFSKQDIVPQQVQINTLKSDGDFLWISTDDGFYRFQPKTNQIKCLNTQDGLTFSVDKFIILDDYLVAIFPNSFYVMPKNDTLFKAFKTSKVWIESVTINDKDTIVNADYNLPHNFNNLRFDFNSNGFRSNKHVSFKYRLKPIDTTWRDVPLNTHFVVFNSLSSGKYTFELQGKNSSSNNKQFASPITFTIHKPFWETYWFYALILIIVVGFLWLYFRWRLEQKEEQRIAEIDKILIDKKITNLRLENLRSQMNPHFIFNALNSIQDYIVSNEKDLASSYLVKFSRLIRMYLDYSQQNEITLQEELNALQLYLELEKVRFEDELTYNLNVDKALHTNQIKVPSLFIQPYVENALKHGLLHKSGKRLLQVEAKKTNKNKLLITIEDNGIGRKHSEALKRSDKLHKPFATKANEERVRLYKNKLKRDIDIEIIDLYSSNQQPIGTKVVITMPIQ comes from the coding sequence ATGCAATTTTTAATTAGATACATACTTTTTGTTAGTTTATTAGGTTTTGGAAGTTCTATAAAAGCACAGGATCCGGTAGTACAGCGTTTGTCAAAAATATCAAACTTGCCAGATGTAGAGTTTTATGATATTTTAGAGGATAAAGACCATTATATATGGCTTGCAGCAGATAAAGGTTTATATAGGTATAACGGAAAAAGGTATAAAAAGTTTACTAACTCAAACCAAAAAGTAAACTCTTTGTTTCAATTAAAGCTAGATGATAAAGGGAGGGTTTGGTCTATTAACCTTTATGGGCAAATATTTTATGTTGAAAATGACACCTTAACTCTTTTTTACGATGCAAATAAGCTGGTAAAGGGACAATTATCACCTTTTGAAATTACTGATACATCAATACGATTATTCACTATAGATGGTGTTTATGATATCGATTTTAAAAGTAAAAAGGTAATACAGCTATTTCAAGGAATGTCTGTTAGTGAAAGTTCTTATAATGGTGTATCATATGTTATTAAGACAGACTCTGATGGTACATCCTTACAAGAGAATCAAAAATGGTATCAAATACAAAATGATAGTTTAAAATTATTAACAGAACTTACTTCAAAATACAGCATACAGTCACCAAGGGTTTATGCTTTTAAGCATTCGGCTATATTAACTTTTAAAGTCCAAAGTAAAAATCAAATCTACTTCTATACTACACAAACTGAAGAAGTATTAAAATTTGAAACACCCAAAAGCTTAGAAGATTTAACTATATATAATATTAAATCTATAAATAACGACTATTGGTTTTTAACAACTTCAGGTGTATTTGTATTTCAACTTAAAGCGCAACAATTACATTTTAAAGAACAATTGTTTATTAATGAATCTGTTACCGACGTAGTAGTAGATTTTAACAAAAACTATTGGTTCACTACCTTAGACAATGGTGTTTTTGTGTCTTCTAATTTTAATATTATCCGTTATAATTTAGACAGCTCAAAAGATAAAATTACAGCAGCGTGTGCATTAGATAACAATCAATTTTTACTGGGTACAAATAGTAGTAAATTATTGTTTTATAATGATAACAAAGTTTACAAAACCATTAAATTACCAGGTTCAAAGATTATAGGTAATTTATTTTTTGATGCCTCACAGAATCATGTAATTGTAAGTATTAACGCTTCTGAATCATACACCTTAGACTTACAAACATTTACGTTAAAAGACCAAAAAAACAAGTATTCTGTAGCTAAAACTTTTTCAAAAATTGATGATCAAAATATTTTCTATGGTAGTTACAAAGAAGCCATAATCTATAATCAACCCTATACTTCAGATTCAATTCAAATCATTAGAAAAAGCAGAGTAAAAACCTCTAAAGTTTTAAATGATAACCTTTTTGTCTCTTTTATTGATGGCTTGTATCAATTTGACATTAACACTTTTACTTCCAAAGAAATTAAGCTTAAAGATGAAAGTATTTTGGTTAATTCAATTGAAAAGATAAATGACGAGTTGTGGCTAGCAACTCAGCATCACGGTTTGTTGTCTTTTAAGGACGATCAATTGTTTTCAAAACAAGATATAGTACCACAGCAAGTTCAGATAAATACATTGAAATCTGACGGTGACTTTCTATGGATTTCAACAGATGATGGGTTTTATAGATTTCAGCCTAAAACCAATCAAATTAAATGCTTAAATACACAAGATGGATTGACATTTTCGGTTGATAAATTTATCATACTAGACGATTATTTGGTTGCTATTTTTCCTAATTCATTCTATGTAATGCCGAAAAATGATACACTTTTTAAAGCTTTTAAAACTTCTAAAGTATGGATAGAATCTGTTACAATTAATGATAAAGATACCATTGTCAATGCCGATTATAATTTGCCACATAATTTTAATAATTTAAGATTTGATTTTAACTCTAACGGATTTCGGTCTAATAAACATGTTAGTTTTAAATATCGCTTAAAACCTATTGATACCACATGGCGAGACGTGCCTTTAAACACCCATTTTGTGGTATTTAACAGTCTGTCTAGCGGTAAATATACTTTTGAGTTACAGGGTAAAAATAGTAGTAGTAATAATAAGCAATTTGCAAGTCCTATAACTTTTACAATACATAAACCATTTTGGGAAACATACTGGTTTTATGCATTGATTTTGATAATTGTAGTTGGCTTTTTATGGCTTTATTTTAGGTGGCGCTTAGAGCAAAAAGAAGAACAACGAATTGCTGAAATTGATAAAATATTAATTGACAAAAAGATTACCAATTTGAGATTAGAAAACCTTCGGTCTCAAATGAATCCGCATTTTATTTTCAATGCTTTAAATTCTATACAAGATTATATTGTTTCAAATGAAAAAGATTTGGCAAGTTCGTATCTGGTTAAGTTTAGCAGACTTATCAGAATGTATTTAGATTATAGCCAACAAAACGAAATTACCTTACAAGAAGAGTTAAATGCCTTACAGCTATATTTAGAGTTAGAAAAAGTTAGATTTGAAGACGAACTAACGTATAATTTAAATGTAGATAAAGCTCTTCATACCAACCAAATAAAAGTTCCGTCATTGTTCATTCAACCGTATGTTGAAAATGCATTAAAACATGGTCTTTTGCATAAATCTGGAAAAAGACTATTACAAGTTGAAGCCAAAAAGACAAATAAAAACAAACTCTTAATTACCATTGAGGACAATGGAATTGGAAGAAAGCATTCTGAAGCATTAAAACGAAGCGATAAATTACACAAACCCTTTGCTACTAAAGCAAACGAAGAACGTGTAAGACTTTACAAAAACAAATTAAAACGAGATATAGATATAGAAATTATAGATTTATATAGTTCAAATCAACAACCAATAGGAACAAAAGTGGTAATTACCATGCCAATACAATAA